GCCTCACTGTGGCTGACAGCAATAAACTGGCGCAGCGTTTTCATCCGTTGATGAATTTCAGCCGGTGTTGGTGCTGGTTCACTCAACATAGCTTTCAGTTCAGCGGTTAAAATATCAGGGTGATTGGCGAGTACCAGATAGGTTTCACACGCCTGGGTGATAAGTGTTAATGACTCGGTATGTAAGACCTGTAAACGGCGATTACAGCGCTGCCAACGAGAGGATTCCATCATCAGATAGCTACGCATCCCATTGAGTGCAGTGGTATTTTTGACTAAATCATTCCAGGCACGATCAATATCGGTTTTTTCCGCCGGGCGAATACACAGTTGTAGCAGCCGATATTGATCCACCAACACCTTATCCACCAGCCGATCGATATCCTGCTTGATTGATCGCGGCGAAAACAGCAGATCAGCCATCACTGCACAGACGATCCCCAGCACAATCTCACTACAGCGCTCAACAGCAAACTGAGGGGTCAATAGCGGGGTTTCACCGGTTGTCACAATGATGATAAGCGCGGTATAACCTGCTAAACCAAAGGCATAGGAGTTTTCGACGCGCACCAGTGAGGAGATCCAGGTACACACCCCTGCCCACAAACAGCACAGCATCAAGGTCAAGACCGGCGCTCTGATGGTCAGAACAATTATAATCAGGCCGCCAATACAACCGATGAATGTCCCGATGATACGCAACCAGCCACGATGACGGATTGCACCAGAAAACGGTTCGCCACCGGCGGCAAAAGCCGGGCCAGCGGCCACAATTGCCGCCGTCAATACCGACCAGCGCGGTGTTTCCAATTGCAGATGAAAGCCCAGAAACAGTGCCGCCACAATGGCGAAACTGAGCTTAAAAGCAAAGCGCAGGCGGATAAAAGTCGGGCTGGTCATGTTAGCCAAACTCGCGCAGACGATGCATTAATTTCACAATAGGTGATGCCTGATTAGGGTCGCGATCCGTTGAGCCAGTAATAACCACTGTCGCGGTAGTACCTGCCGGATACGAATGCTGCTGATCTTCGCTATCCAAACGGATCTTTACCGGCACACGCTGTGCCAGCCGCACCCATTCCAGGTTATTATCAATGGTCGCCAACCCTTTGCTATCCGCACTGCTGCTGCTATTGGTGACCCCCGCAGAGATACTATCAACAGTGCCATGCAGAATGCGGTTGCTGCCCAGCGGCGTGATTTCCGCCCGATGTCCCGGCTTAACCCCTTCCAGCTTGGTCTCTTCCAGATAGGCTAAAATATAGAACGTATCTTTTTTCACCAAGGCCACCGCCGTTGCACCACGGTTAATAAACTCTCCGGCGTGAACATTCAGGTTTGTCACCCACCCTTCGGCGGGAGCACGCACGGTGGTGCGCTCCAGATCAAGTTTGGCTAAATCGCGCACCGCGACAGCTTTCGCCAATTGATGACGCACGGTTTGTAATACGTTGTTGGACTGGTCTATCTCTTCTTGTGACATTGCCTGAATCCCCAGACGTTGGCGTCTGCCAGATTCCCGCTGTTTCTCGGCGGCCAGTGTTTGGTAATAGGCCACATCAGCTTCGGCTTCAGCCAACGCTTGTTGATAGCGCGGCTGGTCAATCACAAACAGGATCTGGCCTTTCTGCACCAGTTGGTTGTCTTTCACCGGCACATCGGTGATTAACCCGCTGACGTCGGGGGCAATAGCAACCACATCGGCGGTAAATTTTGCATCACGGGTCCACGGCGATTCAGTGTAAAAGGCCCAGACTTTGAAAATGGCGATAACAGCCAGTAAAACCACCAACAAGGTGATGCCGATGCGGATTATTTTTAATGAAAAAGTACTCACGGCGACCTCAGGAAAAAAGACGAGATATTAAATAAAAAAGACAACCATACAGCGCGGTATTAAACAGCGCCGGATGCCAGACAAACTCATAAATACCAGTGGGCTGCAACACACGGCGCAGAACGAAAAAAAGTGCCAGCGAGAGAATCAGTTCAAGAAATATCGGTGGAAAAGAGAGACCGAAAATAACCATCACCGGAAGCAAACTCATTCTTTAAATCCTTTCTATTATAGGGTGTCGGTGAATACGCCCGGGTGAATAATCTGATACTCAGTTGCAACACATCCAACCACAGCGATCACGGCCAAAAGCACCAGCCATAAGACTGACTTATAGGTTAAACTTGATTGTTCAGTATGACTGCAACCTGGACGAGGCGAGGTAACACTTCGGCTACGCGGCTTTCAAACTTCGGACTTTTCTCCCGACAGCAGTATATTAGCCTGCTTATTATCAAGTTATCTACAATGTGTGATCTAAATCACTTTTAAGCCAGAGTTAACAATCAACACAGAGTGAACCATGGAAAGATTAAAACGGATGTCAGTCTTTGCCAAAGTCGTCGAGTGCGGATCCTTTACCGGCGCGGCACGACAGTTGGCAATGAGTGTGTCTTCGATAAGCCAAACGGTGTCAAAACTAGAATCCGAGTTAAATGTGAAGCTGCTTAACCGCAGCACCCGGCGTATTGGTTTGACGGAAGCGGGCCGGATTTATTATCAGGGCTGTCGGCGCATGTTGCAGGAAGTGCAGGAAGTGCATGAGCAATTGTATGCGTTTAACAATACCCCGACCGGCACACTACGAATCGGTTGTTCTTCAACTATGGCACAAAACGTGCTGGCGACCATGACGGCTGAGATGTTGAAAGAATATCCCGGGCTTTCCGTCAATCTGGTGACCGGCATACCGGCACCGGACTTGATTGCCGACGGTTTAGATGTGGTGATTCGTGTAGGCGCGTTACAAGATTCAGGGCTATTCTCGCGCCGCCTTGGTTCTATGCCGATGGTAGTCTGCGCGGCCAAAAGTTATTTAGCGCAACATGGCACACCGGAAAAACCCAGTGATATGACGAACTTCTCCTGGCTGGAATACAGTGTACGGCCAGATAGCAATTTTGAATTAATCGCACCTGAGGGTATTACAACTCAGATATCACCGCAGGGACGTTTTGTGACTAACGACTCGCAAACCATGATTCGTTGGCTTAAAGCGGGGGCCGGTATCGCCTATGCACCATTAATGTGGGTTATTGAAGAAATAAAGCGTGGTGAAGTGGAAGTGCTATTCAAAAAATACCATTCTGACCCACGACCGGTATATGCACTATATACCGAGAAAGATAAAATGCCGCTCAAAGTCCAGGTCTGTATAGATTATTTAACTGAATACTTTAAACGAGTCGCAGAGGTATATCAGGGTTATAGATAAATACATCCGTTATTGGGCACTCAATTTGGTACTGAACTGAGCACCCAAAATACGGTGTTATCTAACAAACCTTACGCCGTACCACCCACCGTCAGATTATCCAGCTTCAAAGTAGGTTGACCGACACCAACTGGCAGGCTTTGACCTTCTTTGCCGCAGACACCGACGCCTTTATCCAGCGCCAGATCGTTACCAACCATCGAAATCTGCTGCATGGCTTCAATGCCGGAGCCAATCAAAGTGGCCCCTTTCACCGCGCGGGTGATTTTGCCTTTTTCGATTAAATAGGCTTCTGAGGTTGAGAATACAAACTTGCCGGAGGTGATATCCACCTGACCGCCACCAAAGTTAGGGGCATACAGGCCATATTCCACACTGGCAATAATATCTTCCGGTGTTGATTTACCCGCTAACATATAAGTGTTAGTCATACGCGGCATCGGCAGATGAGCATAGGATTCACGGCGGCCGTTACCGGTCGGCGCAACCCCCATCAGGCGCGCATTCAGCTTATCCTGCATATAGCCTTTCAGAATACCGTTTTCAATCAGCACGTTATATTGACCCGGCACCCCTTCATCGTCGATAGCTAATGAGCCGCGACGGCCTTGCATGGTGCCATCATCCACCACGGTACACAGCTCTGAGGCCACCAGCTTACCCATTTGCCCGCTGAATACTGAGCTGCCACGACGGTTGAAATCACCTTCCAAGCCATGACCGACCGCTTCGTGCAACAACACACCTGGCCAGCCTGCGCCCAGCACCACCGGCATGGCACCAGCAGGTGCGGCGATAGCGGACAGATTCACCAGCGCCATGCGCACCGCTTCATTAGCAAAGTTATCGGCACGCACTTCACCATCAACCGTTTCCAGGAAGTAGTCATAGCCGAAACGACCACCACCACCGCTGGCACCGCGTTCACGTTTGCCGTTTTCTTCCACTAATACGCTGACTGACAGGCGCACCAGTGGGCGCACATCTGCCGCCAGTGTACCGTCGGTGGCCGCGACCAGGATTTGCTCATATACGCCAGTCAGGCTGGCGCTCACTTCCTGCACCCGTTTATCAGCAGCACGCGCGACCTTATCTACGCGATGCAGTAAAGCGATTTTGTCTTCGCGCGACAGACTTTGCAGCGGATCGAGCAGCGGATAGAGCGCCTGATGGCGAATCTCGCCCAAGGTATGCACTTTACCGTTGCCAGTATCGCGCACAATACTGCGCGCGGCATGAGCGCTTTGCTGTAAAGCATTCAGGGTGATTTGGTCTGCATAAGCAAAACCGGTCTTTTCACCGCTGACCGCGCGCACGCCGACACCCTGATCAATATTGTAAGAGCCATCTTTGATGATGCTGTCTTCCAACACCCAGGCCTCGTGATAGCTGGACTGGAAATACAGGTCAGCATAATCGAGGCGGCGTTCAGCCAACTGCCCCAATACTGAGAACAAGTCCTGATGGTTCAGCTTGTTAGCAGCGAGTAACTGCTCACTGACAAACGAGAGGCTCATAGTTTTCACTCTTATTTAGATGATTGTTTTGAATCAGATAATCGCGGTACCAGCGATGACGCAAAGCGATTGTGCTGTAATACCGGCATCTGGTTACGAATAGTTTTCAAACCTGTGGTTTCGATTTTGACTTTTAAGGCTGAAACCGCATCTGGATTCTGCCCAATGATTTTACCCCAGGCATCGACAGCCATGGTGTGGCCCCAGGTACGGCGAGTCGCGCCATGACGCCCCACCTGTGCCGCTGCCAGTATTACGCACTGGTTTTCAATTGCCCGGGCGCGCAATAAAATCTCCCAATGAGCTTCACCGGTCACTTTAGTAAAGGCCGCCGGGACTGAAATAATCTCGGCTCCCTGCGCCCGTAAAGCCTGGAACAGGCCAGGGAAACGTAAATCATAACAAACCGTCATGCCAAGGCGACCTACCGGTGTATCAACCACAGTAAGGTGTTCACCCGGCTGATAGGTATCAGACTCACGATAACGACCGTGGACATCTTGGATATCTACATCAAACATATGGATTTTGTCATAGCGCGCTTTCAGCTCGCCTTGGTCGTCAAACAGCAAGCTACTGGTGGTGATACGCTCCGGTGACTCACGACTTATCATCGGCATAGATCCCACTTGAATCCAGACACCATACTTACGCGCCATCTCACGCACAGCATCTTGCAATGGCCCGTTATTGTGTTGTTCGGCATGATGACGATATGAGGCTGCATTGGCAAATAGCAATGCATTTTCCGGCGTCATAACCAGTTGAATGCCTGAGTTTAACTGTTTGATCTGCTGCTCAATTTGAGCCAGATTGTCACGGATATTTTCACCGCTGCATAACTGTAATAATGCAACATTGGCATTTTTCATGGCGCCTTACTCTCCTTTAGTTGGCGTAACACTTCATGGATAGTCGGTTGATCCAAGCTACCGGTAATCTGATAGCGAATCAGCGAAATCTTGCTCCATAACGGCCCTAAAATCTTCGAGGCCGCGAATACTGCCGCCCCAACCACCGGGTTAATCGCAAAAGCAGTTGCAACACCAACAGTGGCGGAAATCTCTGGGGTAATGACCGCTTCCATAGCTATTTGACGTTTCGCCAAATCCACATTCCCGCTCATGGCGATATCCGCCGCCAACCCATCAACCACTAAGTCATTGGTATGCATCACGCCATTTTTGATATTGGCGCTACCGCGAATAGAATCAAACGCAAAGTCACGACTAAACGTATCACTAAAATCAAGCTGGAGCTTACGTAATAGTGCGTCAAAGCTCACCAGCCGCAATAACTGACCCGCGCGACCGCCACCAAGATCGGTCAGTTGACCTCTGCCCAATCTATTCTTTAACGTGCCATTCAGGGTATTAATCTGCGGTTGCCACGGAACCCCGCGCCAATTGACGTCAGCATTGATATCAAACGAGGCCCCCTTTATCGGCGTCGTCAGACCAAAGAACGAAATAGTTTCATCAATTTTTGGCCCACTCAGCGCCACATTGAGCGATGTTTTGTCACCTGAACTGTCTTGCTGCCACTGCCCGCTAATTTTCGCTCGCCCGTTACCCGCTTCGATTAGCCCATTGGTCAGCGCCAGAATATTGCCTTTCGGGGTCAAATCCGCATTAACTCGCCCGACACTCTGCCCGAGAATCCAACAATCCTTACAGCGCAGTTGCAGGGCGGGCCAGTCATGGAAGCGGATATTACTGAGGCTTTGTGGCTCCTGCAATGCCACTTGCGCCAGTGGGTCTTTCTTTTCACTCCCCGCCCATTGCGGGTTGTAATAAAGATAATTAATATCGGCATGCCACGGCCCACTTGCCGCCATCAGTAGACGGCCATCCACTTCCTGGCCTTGTGCCGTGATTTTCGTCCCGGAGGGTAACGGATCGACCTGCAAGGTCAAATTGTGCCAAGCCTGGCCGCCCACCAAGAGCTGAGGTGTCTGCAATATCAGTCGCTTAGGAAGAATGACAGTGGACTGACCGCCCTTGATTGCGGGTTGATCTGATGCAGTAAAGGGTGCACTGACCGCCGCAAATTCTGCCCCCAACAGGGCCAGCCAGCGCTCACCATCGAGGTTAGGCAACTTGAGCACCAAACCTTTATCATCTGGCAATGGCGGCGCTTTTTTACTGTCTATTTTCAAAATAGCGGCGCTCTGCCAAATAGCGCGCGCCAACTCCACTTGCTGTTTTTGCATCAACCATTGGCTATTAAAAGCGTTATGACTGCCGGCACTGCCCGACAAGGTAAAACTCTCGAGACCACCGACTGCTTGTACCTGTAGTGGTAACGGCTGACCACTTGATTTATCTAGCGGTGACGGTAAGTGACTACTCACTTTATTAAGATCGGCAGTCACATCAATTTTGTAGTCCGGCTGACCATTTTTAGGCAATTGCACCACGACTTTACCTTGCCAGTTGGCGCTGCCACTCAGTAACTTCGCCACATCGCTCGGCACGCCCGGCAACTTGGCGGGTAGCCAATCGCCATGCAGCCCAACATTTACCAAGAAGTTCTTCGGCTGCTCTTCGGTCGTAAAATCAACGGTTAACGGCTGCCCAAACCAGTTGGCTGATAAAGTATCACTTTCAAGATTCCCGTCATTGAAACGGAATTTGCCGCTGATATTCTCCAGTTGGCTTTGCAACGGCTTTATCAACAGGCTGTTATTTTTCAATGTAACTTCACCGCTGGCATGAGTAATGCGGTTTTCTTCCAATGGGATATCCAGATGTAAGCGCCCACTAACATTACCTCCCACCTGTAACTCTTCCAGTGTTTCCGCTACCGAATCATTGAGTGGAGTTTTGGTAAAGTAGTCATGGACGTCACGCCCTTCACCTGCAACTTCAGCATCAACATAGAGTTTTTCTTTCAGATAGTCCGGAATGATAGCGCTGATATTGCTACCGGTAACTTTACCCAGCATGGCATGAGGCGCATTCATCCACAGGCCTTCATTGAGAAAATCGAGGTCGATAGCTAAATTATCTAACGCGGGCCAATCTGGCTGGAACTGGAAGGTAGCGTTACGCAGCGGAACATAAACCTGGAACTGGCCCTCTTTATGTTTATAGGGGAAATCGTGAGGATTACCGTTGTAAATCAGCGTGGCGTTATCTACCTGCCCTCCGTGCAATGCCTCAGTCAAATAATCAGCCAGCTTTCCACCCATTAAGGGCACCGGGAAGTAACGCCAGGCATCTGCCGCATCATACAAACGAATACCACTTAGAATTTTAAGCCACGGCTGACCTATGTCTGGCTGCATGTAACGGAAATTACCGTTGGCCCACAATGACTTAGCCCTGACATCCAACTGATCACTCCACAACTCCCAACCGTTATCATCAACCTGCCAGTTCACAGTGCCGCTCGCCTGACTGACCTCTAGCGGCGCACGGAACATATCGCCATAAGGTAATGTGCTGTTTTTCAAGTTGATATCCAACCGCCCAAGCTCGGCGGAGCCACTGAGTGAACCGGCAAAATTATTCACCCCCGGCACCATATCCCAATGCTGCCAACTGATATCATGCCATTTTGCCTGAAAACGGGTCTTGTGCGGTTGGCTGATAGGAATATCCAAAGCCAAAGCATCGACGATCCCTTGAGGCCGTAAATCAGCTAAGTGATTCATAAGCTCGGGGGTCAACAGTGACAAAGTGGGTAATAGCGGCCCGACTCGCTCTAACTGAATATTCGTGGCACGAATGCGTAACTCTTGAGATTGGTCTGGCCCAATAAATTGGGTGTTTTCCGGTAACCACAGCGCAGATAAATGCCCTTTAGGCCAAGGTTGCCCATCGGTTTTCAGACTCAATTGTGGCGCATCAATTTGCCAACCATTGCCATGACGGCTGCCTTCCAACACCAAGTTATCTACTGCTAACTGATGAGATTCCCCTTCCACCGTCCAATTGGCTTGCCCCTGACGGAGCAATACATTGCCGCTGTAGATTTCGCCACTTTTGATACTCAACCACGCTGCCAAACTGAACTCAGCACTCTCCAGCCCGGTATTGGTGTGTAGCCAACGGCTAATCCAGGGTTTTACATCAATATTATCGGCCTGCATATAAACAGTGCCATTGCTTAAAATCCCCTGATTATCATGCAGATCCATCCGCACCATTAGCACGCCATGCTGGCCATTAATGGTCGACAGGCTGATTTGCCCTTCAGCACGATGCCGACTGGCGGAATTAAGCCAAGTGAGTTGTGGAATCTCTAATTCGGCGCGCGGGCCTGATGGGGTAAGGAAAGAAATACGGCTGTTTCGCAGATCAAAGTGATCTAACTGACGTAAGAAGATATCAGTGATAGTGCTGGCTTCAAAGCTGTTGCTATTGTTTTGCTGCCTATCTAACGTGGTATGGAGATCCAGCTGCAGCTGATAGAAAGTCATGTCACGGAATTGCCAACGGCGATGTAGCAATGATTGCCATACGTCAAGCGCAAGAGTCACACGTTGCACTTGCCAGTCAGCTTTCGGCAACTTAGCGCTAATATCACGCAATTCCAATGTCGGGCCAAAGGTTTCCCACGTCCCTTGCATGAACCCCACTTCCAGTGGAATACCGCTGATGGACTGAATCTTGGCCACGATTTGTGGTCGATAATCGTTGATAAGAGGCAACATCATGCGTAGCCCACTGACCAACAGTGCGACCACAACAATTATTGTGGCGCCTGTCGCAAACATTATCCTGGGCAGTCGCCTCACACTTCTCTCCTTGCCATCCGCTGCAAGCTGTAAGACCGGGGGGTACTTACATCATCACCACATCAAATTGTTCTTGGTTATACAGTGGCTCAATCTGAACTTTCACTTGCTTACCAACGAAGATTTCCACTTCAGCCAGTGCATGAGATTCTTCACCTTTCAGCGCTTCCCCCACCGCTGGAGAAGCATAAACCAGGAAACGGTCAGAATCATAAGCATGGTGAACACGGACAATTTCGCGCAAGATCTCGTAGCACACGGTTTCTACCGATTTGACCGTGCCACGACCACGGCAGGTTGGGCACTCATTGCATAATACATGCTCGATGCTCTCTCGCGTGCGCTTGCGAGTCATCTCTACTAAGCCTAGCTGAGAGAAACCGCTAATACTGGTTTTTACTCGATCTTTAGTCAGTGCTTGTTCCAGTGAATGCAGGACTCGCCGACGATGCTCTTCGTTACTCATGTCAATGAAATCAATAATGATAATTCCACCCAGATTGCGCAGCCGTAACTGGCGCGCGATAGCTTGAGTGGCCTCAATATTGGTATTGAAAATAGTCTCATCAAGATTACGATGACCGACAAAAGCACCGGTATTGATATCCACGGTGGTCATGGCTTCGGTCTGGTCGATAATCAGGTAACCGCCTGATTTTAACTCAACTTTGCGCTCTAATGATCGCTGTATTTCATTCTCGACATCATAGAGGTCAAAAATGGGTTGCTTACCCGCATACAGCTCCAGTTTTTCGGTCATTTCTGGAATATATTCACTGGTAAATTCCACCAGCAAATCATAGGTCAATTTGGAGTCGACGCGGATTTTATCCAATGCTGCACCAGCAAAATCACGTAGTACACGCTGTGCCAGCGCCATTTCACCGTACAACTTATATTTGGTGATATTACGTTTTTTACGCTCCTGAACCTTCGTCCATAAACGCTTGAGGAAAGCGGCGTCAGCGGCCAGTTCTTCTTCACCAATCCCTTCCGCGGCGGTACGGATAATAAAACCACCTTGCTCATCGCAATACTCTGCCACGGTTTTTTTCAGGCGCTCACGCTCAGCTTCACTTTCAATACGCTGGGAAACACCAACATGGGCAGCACCTGGCATAAGCACCAGATAGCGGGAAGGTAGGGTGATATCGGTGGTCAGACGTGCGCCTTTAGTGCCAAGCGGGTCTTTCACCACCTGCACCATGAGATCCTGCCCCTGACGAACCAGTTCAGCAATGTCGCGCACATTAAAATTTTTCTGCTCATCCCCAGCCACACATTCGGTGTGGGGCATGATATCGGAAGCATGAAGGAAAGCGGCCTTATCCAGACCTATATCAACAAAGGCCGCCTGCATCCCCGGTAAAACCCGGCTAACACGGCCTTTGTAAATATTACCGACGATCCCTCTTTTAGCTTCTCGTTCGATGTGTATTTCTTGCAGGATACCGCCATCAATATAGGCAACCCGCGTTTCAGACGGTGTAATATTGACCAGTAATTCAGCTGTCATGACTTCCTCTCACATTACGTAGCGCAATGAAATGACTTAGTAATTCATGGGTTTCAACCAACGGCAAACCCACCACGGCATGATAACTGCCGGTGATGGATCTGACGAAACAACCACCTTTCCCCTGAATACCGTAAGCGCCCGCTTTGTCCATGGGTTCACCGGTAGCAATATAGTCACTGATTTCCAACTGAGATAACACGCGAAATGTCACATCTGTCACAACCATGGCAGATAACATATTTTTTCGGTCAGCGAGAGACACCGCAGTGATCACTTGGTGCTGCTGCCCGGACAATGCACTCAGAATTTGCTGTGCATGCGCTTTATCCCGTGGTTTTTCTAATACTTGCCCATTTAACACCACAATGGTATCTGCACCGAGTACCGGAAAATCCTGTGGTGCGACACTCACCCCTGCTCGTGCTTTGTCCTGTGCTAAACGCTGGACATATTGTTGTGCACTTTCCTCGGGTCTGCGCTGCTCTTCAACTTCTGTTTTCAGTACCTCGAAAGGGACATCAAGCAGGGTCAATAATTCACGACGGCGCGGAGATCCAGAGGCGAGGTACAGAGCGGTCATGAGTCTTAAGTCCTTATTGTACCGAGAATTGACGGCGAATTTTACGCATTAACAAAAACAACCACGGCCACAAGATACCGTTGACCACGCTACTCCAGAAGACCTCGGGGCGGAATGAGACATTACTGACTAAAAACTCAGACCAAAACACCACGACATCCATCGTCAGTGACAACAGCATCACAATAAGCGCCTGCTGCCACAAGGCCATATTGCGAAATAGCTGAAACTTAAACGCAACCAGATAAGCAATAATACTCAGCGCCAGCGCCCGCACCCCGAGAGTGGAACCCAAAATAAGGTCCATAATCAGCCCAAGAGTAAAACCGGTCCCTACATTCACGCGGTGCGGTAATGCCATAACCCAATAGATTAAGACTAATGCTAGCCATGAAGGCCGGAACATATATATCTGTTCAGGCCACGGCATGATTTGCAACACCATCGCGATCAGGAAAGATAACCAAATAACCCAACGGCCATTGCTGCTGTAACGGTTCATGGTGAGACTCCCGGAGCAGTCACTGCTGTTGGTGCCGTTGCTGCCGGTGGTGCCGGAGGCCCCATGGCATCCGCGGCCGGTAATACTTGCGACATCATGGGAGCCAAACGCTCATTTGCGACGCGGCGAACTTCATCGGGTGGCAATGGAATATCCCCATTGCGATCCGCACCCCACAATAACAACAGGTAGCGTAAGCGCTGTAAATCAGCGGTCGGGCGCGCTTGAATCACAGTATAGGCTCGCTGGTTGTCAACTTTAACGGAAGAAACCACAGCTACCGGATAACCCTCAGGGAAACGGCCGCCCAAACCGGACGTCACTAATACATCACCAACACGAATATCTGTATTGCTAGGCAAGTGCTCTAATAATAAATCATCGGTGCAACCACTACCGGCGGCAATCACCCGAATATCATTTCGTAGAACCTGAATAGGAAGCGCGTGGGAGGTATCACAGATCAATAATACGCGGCTGGTGAGTTTACTCACCGCAACAACCTGGCCTACGACGCCACGGTCACTGATAACCGGTTGGCCTTCGTACACCCCATTGTTAGAACCTTTGTCGATAACGACTTGGTCACTATAGGGATCTGTCCCACTGGACATCACCTGCGTCACCATTTTTTGTTCATCCTGACGCAGCGGAGAGCCGAGCAATTCACGTAAGCGGTTATTTTCCTGCTTAAATTGCCCCAACAACTGTAGATCAGTATTTTTTAGCAATAGCTCCTGGCGCAACGCACGATTTTCCAGCTCCAACTGTTGGTGGGTAGCCAGAGTTTCAGAAACGTTGTCGAGAACTTTGCGTGGCCCATTGGCCAGAAAATAGAAAGGGCTAACGGCGGTGTCCATATAGGTACGTATTTTAACAAATGTACCCAATCGGCTATCCGCAATAACCAAAACAATGGCTGCAAGAACGGCAAAGAACAACCGCAGTTGCAGGGATGGACCCCGGCTAAAAATCGGCTTCATAAATTTTGCGTATTCCTCGACGACAAAAAAAGAAGCACTTGACCTGATGTGTAAAAAATACGGTTATCCGATCAAGCCCTCTTCTTTTGTTTTGGCTGACTATTCTTCGCTGAACAAATCGCCGCCATGCATGTCGATCATTTCCAACGCTTTACCACCGCCGCGAGCGACGCAGGTCAATGGATCTTCTGCTACCACCACCGGGATACCTGTTTCTTCCATCAGCAAGCGATCCAGGTTACGTAGCAATGCGCCACCACCGGTCAACACCATACCGCGTTCAGAGATATCAGATGCCAGTTCTGGCGGGCACTGTTCCAGCGCAACCATGACTGCACTAACAATACCCGTCAGCGGCTCTTGCAGCGCCTCAAGGATCTCATTGGAATTTAGAGTGAAGCCACGTGGTACACCTTCTGCCAGGTTACGGCCGCGAACTTCAATTTCCAGAACTTCATCACCAGGATAAGCAGAACCGATGCTGTGCTTGATACGTTCAGCCGTTGCTTCACCAATCAGGGAACCGTAGTTACGGCGCACATAATTAATGATGGCTTCATCAAAGCGGTCACCACCGATACGTACGGAAGAAGAATAAACCACACCGTTCAGAGAGATAACGGCCACTTCTGTGGTGCCGCCACCAATATCCACAACCATTGAGCCGGTTGCTTCAGAAACCGGTAAGCCTGCGCCAATTGCCGCAGCCATAGGTTCTTCAATCAGAAACA
The sequence above is drawn from the Yersinia enterocolitica subsp. enterocolitica genome and encodes:
- the tldD gene encoding metalloprotease TldD, with protein sequence MSLSFVSEQLLAANKLNHQDLFSVLGQLAERRLDYADLYFQSSYHEAWVLEDSIIKDGSYNIDQGVGVRAVSGEKTGFAYADQITLNALQQSAHAARSIVRDTGNGKVHTLGEIRHQALYPLLDPLQSLSREDKIALLHRVDKVARAADKRVQEVSASLTGVYEQILVAATDGTLAADVRPLVRLSVSVLVEENGKRERGASGGGGRFGYDYFLETVDGEVRADNFANEAVRMALVNLSAIAAPAGAMPVVLGAGWPGVLLHEAVGHGLEGDFNRRGSSVFSGQMGKLVASELCTVVDDGTMQGRRGSLAIDDEGVPGQYNVLIENGILKGYMQDKLNARLMGVAPTGNGRRESYAHLPMPRMTNTYMLAGKSTPEDIIASVEYGLYAPNFGGGQVDITSGKFVFSTSEAYLIEKGKITRAVKGATLIGSGIEAMQQISMVGNDLALDKGVGVCGKEGQSLPVGVGQPTLKLDNLTVGGTA
- the aaeR gene encoding HTH-type transcriptional activator AaeR — encoded protein: MERLKRMSVFAKVVECGSFTGAARQLAMSVSSISQTVSKLESELNVKLLNRSTRRIGLTEAGRIYYQGCRRMLQEVQEVHEQLYAFNNTPTGTLRIGCSSTMAQNVLATMTAEMLKEYPGLSVNLVTGIPAPDLIADGLDVVIRVGALQDSGLFSRRLGSMPMVVCAAKSYLAQHGTPEKPSDMTNFSWLEYSVRPDSNFELIAPEGITTQISPQGRFVTNDSQTMIRWLKAGAGIAYAPLMWVIEEIKRGEVEVLFKKYHSDPRPVYALYTEKDKMPLKVQVCIDYLTEYFKRVAEVYQGYR
- the aaeA gene encoding p-hydroxybenzoic acid efflux pump subunit AaeA gives rise to the protein MSTFSLKIIRIGITLLVVLLAVIAIFKVWAFYTESPWTRDAKFTADVVAIAPDVSGLITDVPVKDNQLVQKGQILFVIDQPRYQQALAEAEADVAYYQTLAAEKQRESGRRQRLGIQAMSQEEIDQSNNVLQTVRHQLAKAVAVRDLAKLDLERTTVRAPAEGWVTNLNVHAGEFINRGATAVALVKKDTFYILAYLEETKLEGVKPGHRAEITPLGSNRILHGTVDSISAGVTNSSSSADSKGLATIDNNLEWVRLAQRVPVKIRLDSEDQQHSYPAGTTATVVITGSTDRDPNQASPIVKLMHRLREFG
- the aaeX gene encoding p-hydroxybenzoic acid efflux pump operon protein AaeX, which gives rise to MSLLPVMVIFGLSFPPIFLELILSLALFFVLRRVLQPTGIYEFVWHPALFNTALYGCLFYLISRLFS
- the nit1 gene encoding deaminated glutathione amidase; translation: MKNANVALLQLCSGENIRDNLAQIEQQIKQLNSGIQLVMTPENALLFANAASYRHHAEQHNNGPLQDAVREMARKYGVWIQVGSMPMISRESPERITTSSLLFDDQGELKARYDKIHMFDVDIQDVHGRYRESDTYQPGEHLTVVDTPVGRLGMTVCYDLRFPGLFQALRAQGAEIISVPAAFTKVTGEAHWEILLRARAIENQCVILAAAQVGRHGATRRTWGHTMAVDAWGKIIGQNPDAVSALKVKIETTGLKTIRNQMPVLQHNRFASSLVPRLSDSKQSSK